A genomic segment from Clostridium pasteurianum BC1 encodes:
- a CDS encoding sulfatase/phosphatase domain-containing protein: MNLIIGQQQYLQREEGVILIDIPSTLLACADIKKPDDMQGKPLQQLVEGNNENWPKEIFVQISESQVGRAIRTKIWKYSVRAEGKNGSKDASSNCYTEDFLYDLENDYNEKNNLIKNPLYAEVRKQLADILKLRMKEANEKEPKIVSAL, translated from the coding sequence GTGAATTTAATTATAGGACAACAGCAATACCTCCAGAGAGAAGAGGGGGTTATATTAATTGATATTCCTTCAACGTTACTTGCATGTGCTGATATAAAAAAGCCAGATGATATGCAAGGAAAACCACTTCAACAACTAGTAGAAGGAAATAATGAAAATTGGCCAAAGGAGATATTTGTCCAAATAAGTGAATCACAGGTAGGACGAGCCATAAGGACAAAAATATGGAAGTACTCTGTTCGTGCAGAAGGAAAAAATGGATCTAAAGATGCATCAAGTAATTGTTATACAGAAGATTTTTTATATGATCTTGAAAATGATTATAATGAAAAAAATAATCTTATAAAAAATCCATTATATGCTGAGGTTAGAAAACAACTTGCTGATATATTAAAACTTAGAATGAAAGAAGCAAATGAAAAAGAGCCTAAAATTGTATCAGCACTTTAA
- a CDS encoding ABC transporter substrate-binding protein, protein MKNKKLSLIAVFIVGIMLIVTGCGNSGAKSSADNNSTSGSQKPIPVRFGVDASAFSIEFQVANAKSYFTKNGIQPQLVNFSYGIDTINAALADQVDVGLAADFAALSRFNSGDLRLLSFLNTGKAENTKYVARDGITSPEQLKGKSIGVARATVGEYALARYLEKYNIKSNEVKIQGFTSTAEEIAAFERGDIKGGFFGGVDLDKVVQTPGAKVIGTQADIPFQSRGFLIVKDKLLKEKPEAAKKIILALDEAAKFINANPEAAAEIDANVIHAPKDGVLRSLKDSTQDIRLNDDDVKQLQDVYDYATKNNLIKGGFNLKDKIVTDPLKQSLPSKLTYNPDNFK, encoded by the coding sequence ATGAAAAATAAAAAATTATCGTTAATAGCGGTATTTATAGTAGGAATAATGTTAATAGTTACAGGTTGCGGAAATAGTGGTGCAAAATCCTCTGCTGATAATAACAGTACTAGTGGAAGTCAAAAGCCAATACCTGTAAGATTTGGTGTAGATGCAAGTGCATTTTCTATAGAATTTCAGGTAGCAAATGCAAAGAGTTATTTTACTAAAAATGGAATACAACCACAATTAGTTAATTTTTCTTATGGTATTGATACTATAAATGCAGCTTTGGCAGATCAGGTTGATGTAGGATTAGCAGCAGATTTTGCGGCTCTTTCAAGATTTAACAGTGGAGATTTAAGACTTTTAAGCTTCCTTAATACTGGTAAAGCTGAGAATACCAAGTATGTAGCACGTGATGGTATAACTTCTCCAGAACAGTTAAAGGGAAAATCTATTGGAGTTGCGAGGGCTACCGTAGGTGAGTATGCTCTAGCTAGATATTTAGAAAAATATAATATAAAATCAAATGAAGTTAAAATACAAGGTTTTACATCAACTGCTGAAGAAATAGCAGCATTTGAAAGAGGAGATATCAAAGGAGGATTTTTTGGTGGAGTTGATCTTGACAAAGTGGTACAAACTCCAGGGGCTAAGGTTATAGGAACTCAAGCCGATATACCTTTTCAATCACGTGGTTTCTTAATAGTAAAGGATAAACTTTTAAAGGAAAAACCAGAAGCAGCTAAAAAGATAATATTGGCTTTAGATGAAGCTGCAAAATTTATAAATGCAAATCCAGAAGCAGCAGCTGAAATTGATGCTAATGTAATCCATGCACCTAAGGATGGAGTATTAAGATCATTAAAAGATTCTACTCAAGATATCCGTTTGAATGATGATGATGTTAAACAATTGCAAGATGTTTATGATTATGCTACAAAGAACAATTTAATTAAGGGTGGTTTTAATTTAAAAGATAAAATAGTAACAGACCCATTGAAGCAGTCCCTTCCATCAAAGCTTACGTATAATCCTGATAATTTTAAGTAA
- the metK gene encoding methionine adenosyltransferase: MGRLFTSESVTEGHPDKIADQISDSILDAIIEKDPNGRVAVETTVTTGLVLLVGEISTSAYVDIPKIARKTIDEIGYNRAKYGFDASTLAVLTSIDEQSADIALGVDEALESKLGEKDEIEAIGAGDQGMVFGFATTETPEYLPTPIALAHKLSRRLSEVRKNGTLKYLRPDGKTQVTIEYDENDKPVHVDTIVVSTQHSPDVTLEQIKEDIIEHVIKAVVPENSLDDKTKYFINPTGRFIIGGPQGDSGLTGRKIIVDTYGGYGRHGGGAFSGKDPTKVDRSGAYAGRWVAKNLVAAGVAEKLEIEIAYAIGVARPVSITVDTFGTGKILEEKIVEIVGKVFDLRPAAIIRDLDLRRPIYKQTAAYGHFGRTDVDLPWERLDKVEEIKKYL, from the coding sequence ATGGGAAGATTATTTACATCAGAATCAGTTACTGAAGGGCATCCAGATAAAATTGCAGATCAAATATCTGACTCAATACTAGATGCAATAATTGAAAAGGATCCTAATGGTAGAGTTGCTGTAGAAACTACAGTTACTACAGGTTTAGTTTTACTAGTAGGGGAAATATCTACAAGTGCTTATGTAGATATTCCTAAAATAGCTAGAAAAACTATTGATGAAATAGGATATAATCGTGCAAAATATGGTTTTGATGCTAGTACTCTTGCAGTATTAACATCAATAGATGAGCAATCCGCTGATATAGCCTTAGGAGTAGATGAAGCTTTAGAATCAAAATTAGGAGAAAAAGATGAGATTGAAGCTATAGGTGCTGGAGATCAAGGAATGGTTTTTGGTTTTGCTACTACTGAAACACCAGAATATTTACCAACACCAATAGCATTAGCCCATAAACTTTCAAGAAGACTATCAGAGGTTAGAAAAAATGGTACACTTAAATATTTAAGACCAGATGGTAAAACTCAAGTGACTATTGAATATGATGAAAATGATAAACCTGTTCATGTAGATACTATAGTAGTTTCAACACAACATAGTCCAGATGTTACCTTAGAACAAATAAAAGAAGATATTATTGAACATGTAATAAAAGCTGTAGTACCAGAAAATTCGTTGGATGACAAAACAAAATATTTTATAAATCCAACAGGAAGATTCATAATAGGAGGTCCACAAGGTGACTCTGGATTAACAGGTAGAAAAATCATAGTAGATACATATGGTGGCTACGGAAGACATGGTGGCGGTGCATTCTCAGGAAAAGATCCAACAAAGGTAGACAGATCAGGAGCTTATGCTGGAAGATGGGTTGCAAAGAATTTAGTAGCAGCGGGAGTTGCAGAAAAGTTAGAAATAGAAATAGCATATGCAATTGGAGTTGCAAGACCAGTGTCAATTACTGTAGATACTTTTGGAACAGGAAAGATTCTAGAAGAAAAGATAGTAGAAATAGTTGGAAAAGTATTTGATTTGAGACCTGCAGCTATTATAAGAGATCTTGATTTGAGAAGACCAATATACAAACAAACTGCAGCTTATGGGCATTTTGGAAGAACTGATGTAGATTTGCCATGGGAGAGACTTGATAAGGTAGAGGAAATAAAAAAATATTTATAA
- a CDS encoding ABC transporter substrate-binding protein — MKNKKLSLIAVFIVGIMLIVTGCGNSGAKSSADNNSTSGSQKPIPVRFGVDASAFSIEFQVANAKSYFTKNGIQPQLVNFSYGIDTINAALADQVDVGLAADFAALSRFNSGDLRLLSFLNTGKAENTKYVARDGITSPEQLKGKSIGVARATVGEYALARYLEKYNIKSNEVKIQGFTSTAEEIAAFERGDIKGGFFGGVDLDKVVQTPGAKVIGTQADIPFQSRGFLIVKDKLLKEKPEAAKKIILALDEAAKFINANPEAAAEIDANVIHAPKDGVLRSLKDSTQDIRLNDDDVKQLQDVYDYATKNNLIKGGFNLKDKIVTDPLKQALPSKLTYNPDNFK; from the coding sequence ATGAAAAATAAAAAACTATCATTAATAGCAGTATTTATAGTAGGAATAATGTTAATAGTTACAGGTTGCGGAAATAGTGGTGCAAAATCCTCTGCTGATAATAACAGTACTAGTGGAAGTCAAAAGCCAATACCTGTAAGATTTGGTGTAGATGCAAGTGCATTTTCTATAGAATTTCAGGTAGCAAATGCAAAGAGTTATTTTACTAAAAATGGAATACAACCACAATTAGTTAATTTTTCTTATGGTATTGATACTATAAATGCAGCTTTGGCAGATCAGGTTGATGTAGGATTAGCAGCAGATTTTGCGGCTCTTTCAAGATTTAACAGTGGAGATTTAAGACTTTTAAGCTTCCTTAATACTGGTAAAGCTGAGAATACCAAGTATGTAGCACGTGATGGTATAACTTCTCCAGAACAGTTAAAGGGAAAATCTATTGGAGTTGCGAGGGCTACCGTAGGTGAGTATGCTCTAGCTAGATATTTAGAAAAATATAATATAAAATCAAATGAAGTTAAAATACAAGGTTTTACATCAACTGCTGAAGAAATAGCAGCATTTGAAAGAGGAGATATCAAAGGAGGATTTTTTGGTGGAGTTGATCTTGACAAAGTGGTACAAACTCCAGGGGCTAAGGTTATAGGAACTCAAGCCGATATACCTTTTCAATCACGTGGTTTCTTAATAGTAAAGGATAAACTTTTAAAGGAAAAACCAGAAGCAGCTAAAAAGATAATATTGGCTTTAGATGAAGCTGCAAAATTTATAAATGCAAATCCAGAAGCAGCAGCTGAAATTGATGCTAATGTAATCCATGCACCTAAGGATGGAGTATTAAGATCATTAAAAGATTCTACTCAAGATATCCGTTTGAATGATGATGATGTTAAACAATTGCAAGATGTTTATGATTATGCTACAAAGAACAATTTAATTAAGGGTGGTTTTAATTTAAAAGATAAAATAGTAACAGACCCATTGAAGCAGGCCCTTCCATCAAAGCTCACGTATAATCCTGATAATTTTAAATAG
- a CDS encoding anaerobic sulfatase maturase: MPPLSILIKPSSSDCNLRCRYCFYHSISENRNIKSYGFMNKDVLEEIVKKSLQYADEFCTFAFQGGEPTLVGLDFYKQLIEFQQKYNTKNLKINNTLQTNGIAIDDEWAQFLVKNKFLVGISLDGNKDIHDLSRIDIKNNGSFYSVMKTIKLFNKYKVEYNILCVVTSYLARHINKVYNFFKKNNFGYLQFIPCLDPLDEEPGRYDYSLKLNRYAYFLKNLFDLWYKDFINDDILDIRYFGNLIQMAMGYPAESCGMMGQCVCYYVFEADGGVYPCDFYVTDEWFLGNIKSHGFEELRNSTVAKKFVEVSTHVNKECVDCQYFALCRGGCRRNRESLEGKELQLNYYCSAFKEFFAYTEERIYGLAYRLSRNYRRIN, from the coding sequence GTGCCGCCGTTAAGTATACTAATAAAGCCGTCTTCTAGCGATTGCAATTTAAGATGCAGATATTGTTTTTATCACTCAATAAGTGAAAATAGAAACATTAAATCATATGGATTTATGAATAAAGATGTTCTGGAGGAAATTGTTAAAAAATCCCTTCAGTATGCTGATGAATTTTGTACTTTCGCATTTCAAGGAGGGGAACCTACTCTAGTAGGCTTGGATTTTTATAAGCAGTTAATTGAATTTCAACAAAAATATAACACTAAAAATTTAAAAATAAATAATACATTACAAACAAATGGTATAGCTATAGATGATGAATGGGCTCAATTTCTTGTAAAAAATAAGTTTTTAGTAGGGATATCTTTAGATGGAAATAAAGATATACACGATTTATCGAGGATAGATATTAAGAATAATGGATCCTTTTACTCTGTAATGAAAACTATAAAACTTTTTAATAAATATAAGGTTGAATACAATATTTTGTGTGTTGTTACTTCTTATTTGGCAAGACATATAAACAAGGTATATAATTTTTTCAAAAAAAACAATTTCGGATATTTACAATTTATACCTTGTCTTGACCCTTTAGATGAGGAGCCTGGCAGATATGATTATTCACTTAAGCTTAATAGGTATGCATATTTCCTTAAAAACTTGTTTGATCTTTGGTATAAGGATTTTATTAATGACGATATTTTAGATATCAGGTATTTTGGAAATTTGATTCAAATGGCAATGGGATATCCTGCTGAATCCTGCGGAATGATGGGACAATGTGTGTGCTATTACGTTTTTGAAGCTGATGGAGGAGTTTATCCTTGTGACTTTTATGTTACGGATGAATGGTTTTTAGGTAATATAAAATCTCACGGTTTTGAAGAATTACGTAATTCTACTGTTGCTAAAAAATTCGTAGAAGTATCAACACATGTGAATAAGGAATGTGTTGATTGTCAGTATTTTGCATTATGTAGAGGTGGATGTAGGAGAAATAGAGAGTCATTAGAAGGGAAAGAACTTCAGTTGAATTATTACTGTTCAGCATTTAAAGAGTTTTTTGCTTATACGGAAGAAAGAATATATGGGTTAGCATATAGATTAAGTAGAAATTATAGAAGGATTAATTAA
- a CDS encoding sulfatase/phosphatase domain-containing protein, producing the protein MPPFPIYDNKQNREDMAGFISSVAVADECVGIVMESLKESGLDENTIVIYTTDHGIAFRKMKCNLYDTEIGVSLIIRYPGNRMKGKAVDSLISQIDIFLTICEILKLEKPLWLQGKSMLPLLEGSAVKIRNELFSEVNFHAAYEPMRCIRTERYKLIKFYDSHETVVPANIDDGLSKDFLIQSGYLEDRREREMLFDLYLDSVERVNLVEEERYKKVYHVLSKQLDKWMKETKDPILSGRVPKPKNAIVNTLECLSAEMDIFE; encoded by the coding sequence ATGCCGCCTTTTCCAATTTATGATAATAAGCAAAATAGGGAAGATATGGCGGGATTTATATCTTCCGTAGCTGTCGCTGATGAGTGTGTAGGAATTGTGATGGAATCATTAAAAGAATCTGGATTGGATGAAAATACAATAGTAATTTATACAACCGATCATGGAATTGCATTTCGAAAAATGAAATGTAATTTGTATGATACTGAAATTGGAGTTTCGTTGATAATCCGATATCCTGGTAATAGAATGAAAGGTAAAGCAGTGGATTCGTTGATTTCCCAAATTGATATTTTCCTCACAATTTGTGAGATTTTAAAACTTGAGAAACCTTTATGGCTGCAAGGAAAGTCTATGCTTCCACTTTTAGAAGGAAGCGCTGTGAAGATACGAAATGAATTATTTTCTGAAGTTAATTTTCATGCAGCATATGAACCAATGCGGTGTATACGCACTGAGAGGTATAAACTAATTAAGTTTTATGATAGCCATGAGACGGTGGTTCCAGCTAATATAGACGATGGCTTAAGCAAGGATTTTCTTATTCAATCTGGATACTTAGAGGATAGAAGGGAAAGAGAAATGCTTTTTGATCTTTATTTAGATTCAGTAGAAAGGGTAAATCTTGTAGAAGAGGAGAGATATAAAAAAGTATATCATGTGCTATCTAAACAGCTTGATAAATGGATGAAGGAGACGAAGGATCCAATCCTTTCTGGAAGAGTGCCAAAGCCTAAAAATGCAATAGTTAATACTCTGGAATGTTTAAGTGCGGAGATGGATATTTTTGAATAG
- a CDS encoding ABC transporter substrate-binding protein, translated as MEKYSKNFFLGTLVISLITLVGCSGKVNSGNLSASKVKTPIVIKFGYQPGHAQIVVARDKGWLKDEFEKDGITFEFEKFVSGPPLIEAMTGGRLDFGQVGDQPAIQAKANNVDIKAIAVYNSTEKGNALLATSKSGINSLADLKGKKVGVTIGSVGQQLLYIYLKSVGLKITDIQQVNLQPGDIKSSLASNSIDAAVTWEPNITQIVNSGSAKIVTDGTGYKNNVNVIIAKNSFLKEHPDVTVRLLKVLDKSARWIKDNKKEAVDIVSKDTGISPSALEPIFDKNILDINFTDEEVKSVDDTTKFLKENNVIRKDVKVTDLIDRSYLKKAGIK; from the coding sequence GTGGAAAAATATTCAAAAAATTTTTTTTTAGGAACTTTAGTAATATCTTTAATAACACTTGTAGGATGCTCAGGAAAAGTAAATAGTGGAAATTTATCAGCAAGTAAAGTTAAAACACCTATAGTTATAAAATTTGGATATCAGCCTGGTCATGCTCAAATTGTTGTGGCAAGAGATAAAGGATGGCTTAAAGATGAATTTGAAAAGGATGGAATCACATTTGAATTTGAAAAGTTTGTTTCAGGACCACCACTAATTGAGGCAATGACAGGAGGAAGACTTGATTTTGGTCAAGTTGGAGATCAACCTGCAATTCAAGCAAAAGCTAATAATGTGGATATAAAAGCTATTGCGGTGTATAACAGTACTGAAAAAGGAAATGCACTGCTTGCAACAAGTAAATCAGGTATAAATTCTTTAGCGGATTTAAAAGGTAAAAAGGTAGGTGTAACTATTGGATCTGTAGGGCAGCAGCTTTTATACATATACTTAAAATCAGTGGGATTAAAGATTACTGATATTCAACAAGTCAACCTTCAACCTGGAGATATAAAATCTAGCTTAGCTTCTAATAGTATAGATGCGGCAGTTACTTGGGAACCAAATATCACCCAAATAGTCAATTCAGGTTCAGCAAAAATAGTTACAGATGGTACAGGATATAAAAATAATGTCAATGTTATTATAGCAAAAAATTCATTTTTAAAAGAACATCCTGATGTAACAGTACGTCTTTTGAAAGTTCTTGATAAATCTGCAAGATGGATAAAAGATAATAAAAAAGAAGCAGTTGATATAGTTTCTAAAGATACCGGGATAAGTCCATCTGCATTAGAACCAATATTTGATAAAAATATATTGGATATCAATTTTACAGATGAAGAAGTGAAATCTGTAGATGATACTACAAAATTTTTAAAAGAGAATAATGTTATAAGAAAAGATGTTAAGGTTACTGATTTAATAGATAGAAGTTATTTAAAAAAAGCTGGGATTAAGTAA
- a CDS encoding ABC transporter ATP-binding protein — MSRENSIVIEHLNKSYNESSKNESKYVLEDINLNLDGGQFFILLGPSGCGKSTLLNIIAGFIEKTDGNVLISNKKVNKPGRERAVVFQHPDASLFSWLNVKENVEFGLKMKKISKEERSKISSKYIELVGLSGHEKKFPHELSGGMKQRVQLARVLANDPQILLMDEPFGALDAQTRRIMQKELVRIWLDTQKTVIFVTHDIQEALVLGQKIGIMSKSPSASIYKIYDVDFPYPRNVTSTKFNEQYRNLLAEFEDEPKHEQLNTEKSNYYQPKVSVL, encoded by the coding sequence ATGTCAAGAGAAAATTCCATAGTAATTGAGCATTTAAATAAAAGTTATAATGAATCATCAAAAAATGAGTCTAAATATGTTTTAGAGGATATTAATCTTAATTTAGATGGTGGACAGTTCTTTATTCTGCTAGGACCAAGCGGTTGTGGTAAATCAACATTATTAAATATAATTGCGGGATTTATAGAAAAAACTGATGGGAATGTATTAATTAGCAATAAGAAAGTTAATAAACCAGGTAGAGAAAGAGCAGTAGTATTTCAGCATCCAGATGCTTCACTTTTTTCTTGGCTTAATGTTAAAGAAAATGTGGAATTTGGTTTAAAAATGAAAAAAATAAGTAAAGAAGAGAGAAGTAAGATATCTAGTAAATATATAGAGCTGGTTGGATTATCTGGTCATGAAAAAAAATTTCCACATGAGCTTTCAGGTGGTATGAAACAGAGAGTTCAATTGGCAAGAGTATTGGCAAATGATCCACAAATATTATTGATGGATGAGCCCTTTGGAGCCTTAGATGCACAGACTAGACGTATTATGCAGAAGGAATTAGTTAGAATATGGCTTGACACCCAAAAAACCGTTATTTTTGTTACACATGATATTCAGGAAGCCCTTGTATTAGGACAAAAAATAGGTATTATGTCAAAGTCTCCTTCTGCAAGTATTTATAAAATTTATGATGTTGATTTTCCTTATCCAAGAAATGTGACAAGTACTAAATTTAATGAGCAGTATAGAAATCTTTTAGCTGAATTTGAAGATGAACCAAAACATGAACAATTAAACACAGAAAAGAGTAATTATTATCAACCAAAAGTAAGTGTATTGTAA
- a CDS encoding sulfatase-like hydrolase/transferase, translating into MNVVILMSDEHNPFFSSTYGHSFIKTPNMDIKAENGTLFKNAYCPSPLCMPSRSAFITGKRTHELQTYSNCNV; encoded by the coding sequence ATGAACGTAGTTATTTTAATGTCTGATGAACATAATCCTTTTTTTTCATCAACTTATGGGCATTCTTTTATAAAGACACCAAATATGGATATAAAGGCAGAGAACGGTACATTATTTAAAAATGCATACTGTCCTTCGCCACTTTGCATGCCAAGCAGATCTGCATTTATTACAGGAAAAAGAACTCATGAATTACAAACATACAGTAATTGTAATGTATAG
- a CDS encoding sulfatase-like hydrolase/transferase, with protein sequence MNFNSIFENAFACQPVCGPARSCLQLGKYAAEIGCFKNGIALPLNEKTIANYFSESGYEVGYVGKWHLASTTGEFNYRTTAIPPERRGGYIN encoded by the coding sequence ATTAATTTTAATTCGATATTTGAAAATGCTTTTGCCTGCCAGCCAGTATGTGGACCAGCAAGATCATGTCTGCAGCTTGGTAAATACGCTGCGGAAATTGGATGCTTTAAAAATGGAATAGCTCTTCCACTTAATGAAAAAACTATAGCGAATTATTTTTCAGAAAGTGGATATGAAGTAGGATATGTAGGAAAATGGCATCTTGCATCTACAACAGGTGAATTTAATTATAGGACAACAGCAATACCTCCAGAGAGAAGAGGGGGTTATATTAATTGA
- a CDS encoding ABC transporter permease has product MKYFGKLLKLGIISWIFIIAVWEIASLFSRPDFLPGPLAVITGANELVKDGTLFKFIFISFRRVLTGWVLGSLIGVPIGLLIGKIKAVKSFVEPILNFFRFVPAIGFITLFILWFGIGEAGKIVLIMYATTFIVMLNTSVGVANIQEEKIRAARCLGASESQILFNVIIPASVPHVFTGVRLAMGNSFAAIVGAEMLAANEGIGYLIWTARLYFKTEWVFIGLISLGLMGFFTDKVLGVVAGVVFKNYGITRKGGLKRAA; this is encoded by the coding sequence ATGAAATATTTTGGTAAATTGCTTAAATTAGGGATTATATCTTGGATTTTTATAATTGCAGTATGGGAAATTGCCTCACTTTTTTCCAGACCTGATTTCTTACCAGGACCTCTAGCAGTTATAACAGGCGCAAATGAGTTGGTTAAGGACGGAACTTTGTTTAAATTTATTTTTATAAGTTTTCGTAGGGTACTTACTGGATGGGTATTGGGAAGTCTCATAGGTGTACCAATTGGTTTGCTAATTGGAAAGATAAAAGCTGTGAAGTCTTTTGTAGAACCTATTCTAAATTTCTTTAGATTCGTGCCTGCAATTGGTTTTATAACATTGTTTATACTATGGTTTGGTATTGGAGAAGCAGGAAAAATTGTTTTAATAATGTATGCAACTACCTTTATTGTTATGTTAAATACGTCAGTAGGAGTAGCTAATATTCAGGAGGAAAAGATAAGAGCAGCTAGGTGCTTAGGAGCATCAGAAAGCCAAATATTATTTAATGTGATAATACCTGCTTCTGTTCCTCATGTTTTTACAGGTGTAAGATTGGCTATGGGTAATTCATTTGCGGCTATTGTAGGAGCTGAAATGCTTGCTGCAAATGAGGGAATAGGTTATCTTATATGGACTGCAAGATTGTATTTTAAAACTGAGTGGGTATTTATTGGATTAATTTCATTAGGATTAATGGGCTTTTTTACAGATAAGGTCTTAGGAGTTGTAGCAGGAGTAGTTTTTAAAAATTACGGAATTACCAGAAAAGGTGGTTTGAAAAGAGCTGCTTAG
- a CDS encoding ABC transporter ATP-binding protein, whose amino-acid sequence MGKDNSIVIENLNKSYSDEWSEGGSQYVIEDINLHLNGGEFFILLGPSGCGKSTLLNIIAGFIEKTNGKLAVDSEDIDRPSRERAVVFQHPDASLFSWLTVKENVEFGLKMKKINKKERSKISNKYIDLVGLSGHEKKFPHELSGGMKQRVQLARVLANDSKILLMDEPFGALDAQTRRVMQKELVRIWGETKKTVIFVTHDIQEAILLGQRIGIMSKSPSARIYKTYDVNLPYPRNVTSSKFNELYQDLLYEFEETVDKGGERI is encoded by the coding sequence ATGGGAAAAGATAATTCAATAGTAATTGAGAATTTAAATAAAAGTTACAGTGATGAGTGGTCAGAAGGTGGATCACAATATGTAATTGAGGATATTAATCTTCATTTAAATGGTGGTGAATTTTTTATTCTGTTAGGGCCAAGTGGTTGTGGTAAATCTACATTATTGAATATAATTGCAGGATTTATTGAAAAGACTAATGGTAAATTAGCTGTGGACAGTGAAGATATTGATAGACCAAGTAGAGAAAGGGCAGTAGTATTTCAACATCCAGATGCCTCACTTTTTTCATGGCTTACTGTAAAAGAAAATGTGGAATTTGGTTTAAAAATGAAAAAAATTAATAAAAAAGAAAGAAGTAAAATTTCAAATAAATACATAGATTTGGTCGGATTATCAGGGCATGAAAAAAAATTTCCACATGAGCTTTCAGGTGGCATGAAGCAGAGGGTTCAACTGGCAAGAGTATTGGCAAATGATTCTAAAATTTTATTAATGGATGAGCCTTTTGGAGCCTTAGATGCGCAGACAAGAAGAGTCATGCAGAAAGAATTAGTGAGAATATGGGGTGAAACTAAAAAAACTGTTATTTTTGTTACTCATGATATTCAAGAAGCAATTTTATTAGGACAAAGGATAGGAATTATGTCTAAATCACCATCAGCTAGAATTTATAAAACTTATGATGTTAATTTGCCTTATCCAAGAAATGTAACCAGCAGTAAATTTAATGAGTTGTATCAAGATTTATTATATGAATTTGAAGAGACAGTTGATAAGGGTGGTGAAAGAATTTAA
- a CDS encoding AAA family ATPase — MAKKTKHIAIYGKGGIGKSTTTSNISAALAEAGYRVIQIGCDPKSDSTNTLRGGNYLPTVLDSLRESNHVKLEDISVVGFGGVLCIEAGGPVPGVGCAGRGINAAVSLLQELNVFEKYEADYVLYDVLGDVVCGGFAVPIRDGITDRAYVVSSSDFMAIYAANNLFKAINKYAPSGGAKLGGVIANGLTATYSESLVNDFASRTGTKVVGYVPRSLVVSQSELYGKTVIEANPESEHADIYRNLAKFIANDEDLNVPNPLNVTELRDWARNWGDKIFKLESGEVSGAEAI, encoded by the coding sequence ATGGCAAAGAAAACAAAACATATAGCTATCTATGGAAAAGGAGGCATTGGTAAATCAACTACTACTTCCAATATCAGTGCAGCTTTAGCAGAAGCAGGCTATAGAGTAATACAAATTGGATGTGATCCTAAAAGTGATTCCACTAATACTCTAAGAGGAGGAAATTATTTACCTACTGTATTAGACAGTCTAAGGGAAAGTAATCATGTAAAATTAGAAGATATTTCTGTAGTTGGCTTTGGTGGGGTGTTATGTATTGAAGCAGGGGGACCAGTGCCAGGAGTAGGATGTGCAGGAAGAGGAATAAATGCGGCAGTTTCTCTACTTCAAGAACTAAATGTATTTGAAAAGTATGAAGCAGATTATGTGTTATATGACGTTTTAGGAGATGTAGTATGCGGAGGCTTTGCAGTACCAATAAGAGATGGTATAACTGATAGGGCATATGTAGTAAGTTCTTCAGATTTTATGGCAATCTATGCTGCTAATAATCTTTTTAAAGCAATAAATAAATATGCTCCTTCAGGAGGAGCAAAACTTGGAGGAGTTATTGCAAATGGTTTAACTGCAACTTATTCAGAATCATTAGTAAATGATTTTGCATCACGAACAGGAACAAAAGTAGTAGGATATGTCCCACGTTCTTTAGTAGTTTCTCAAAGTGAATTATATGGAAAGACTGTAATTGAAGCAAATCCTGAATCGGAACATGCAGACATTTATAGAAACTTAGCAAAGTTTATAGCAAATGATGAAGACTTAAATGTTCCAAATCCATTAAATGTTACAGAATTAAGAGATTGGGCAAGAAATTGGGGAGATAAAATATTTAAATTAGAGTCTGGCGAGGTAAGTGGAGCAGAAGCAATATAA